The DNA sequence cataaggtaatgtaaaatcactacaacataatcattataagtttcatttttatatacacgaataatataattatattattctccaaaacatatacactcttcaggagtcactattatgtttatcaaactttatatttcttcaggaatcactatcatcaagtCAACggtgtgtataatttaaaagatacatgacaacttcatcatgttattgtaatgttcaaatagatataaccataatatatcattcatttttcctggtatctttttaataAGTCGTCTAAtatattaatagactattcatcagtctaattaacatgacttgatatattatatatttaaatgtacaaccaatacatataatacgctatttcttattactttcataactagataaaagttatacatctaggtacatacaaatatattttattactccaagtagcaattgtatgtaaaacttcttcaggaagcttttcaaataatcattttgtgattctttatcactttgattatattggatcactaacaaatattagtaaattatatatctacttttgggaatatgcaaactgaattatatagcaactatatatatacatatcttgtaccaacaatagtttgaaactattgatttcaagaaataataaaatatgtatatattaatttgcttttggcattgccaataaatgtgaaatctatattcattgaaatagaatttcatgtctattcattctcttcagggaatgatatttaaatattctaaatgtacaataaatttgtacaattcacattctattcaataatcaaatatacttttatcttgattataagtgtgtccgtactacaggtacgcgactactattattcaattccacacatgatatatagatttcatgcactttgattgtgtgtggtatttcatcttttggttgtttccacttttttctggaaatatttgagcagtaaataatgtcattgtttatttaaaatcattacattcacttcggggaatgacgttgaacaagtagaacattattataaatttcttaaaaatttattacttgttcatccataaaaatataagaaattattcaacaatttcttttacgatatttcaaagaatatatggatgcaatttttgcatagtctccaagatgtatgcaaaatttaatctttaatatatgtcagattcaataatttccaacattgcaagtaataacaatgtataataacatgactaatacgaggatcctttaaaagtaattgacttcaattcgtatcattctctgcaggaaatgatgaacaataaatacatgcctcatgtatttaaataacattagtcatgctcattgttattcttatactttgatgtttcaatgcaattttcttaacattctttttgagtattcaaaacccactgtaaaattgcatcaataataatcatttttaatgattctttagttgtattcacataaatacaatcattttttttcttcgataaatataaaacatttacttcaggaaatgtttgtcaaaatctatatcgatattagattacttttcattgtcctcaaagaattcaagaacatatatataaatatgtattcatctctttcattatatatccatcaactatataatgaatattacgtttgcataatcttcaggatatatgcaagattttattgaggacgcataatcttcaggatatatgcaatattttatcgaggatgcataatcttcaggatatatgcaatattttatcgatgatgtaTAATCTTCaaaatatatgcaatattttatcgaggatgcataatcttcaggatatatgcaatattttatcgatgatgcataatctttaggatatatacaatattttatcaatgatacataatcttctggatatatacataatttatacagattttctctatcatatcattgacacacatatattgtaaatattataaatgataagaagataataaatatatatatgaaattaataataaacatataaaagcatatacatacatatataatatatagatatatagataaaaacaaaaaaaaaagattcttgaaattgtttcagtcagatgagtatatatataaatatatatttagtgtatcgtgactttgaaacaattcaagaactttaacaaaatacttacattgggtcttaggcagagactcatgcttgaagcttgggcagagactcgtgctgataacgtgttataaaataatataaagtagatgagaagaaagaagaagaagatgaagagagaaagagaaagtgaatgagaatttctgagttgtttattccaatggggtgaacctctatttatacaaatacaagagtcaaatattaagaaactaagaaaaagggaaactaagaaaagaggaatgttgattacaattaatggtaataaataaaagatttagacatccacataattattaatatttataacatttattaattattttataatttttattttttattttaaagtaaataTGTGGTGTTTGTACTCGAAAATCCACTCATTTGGGAAACTCACCCGacctgaaataaaaaaaaaatagtttcaaaaATTATAGGGAGGATTCGGGTTACACCCGGTTACCTACTAGGTCGGGTTCAAGTTCTGAAATTGTGACACCCAAAATTTGGGTCAAACCTAGATTTGCCCGAAAAAcctatttgtttatttttcaaaaaatgtaaaaaaaaaatgaaattatgtgtaattttatgaaaacatgtaaaaaaaaaaaggagatatttttcaaaaaaaaaaggcacAGCCCAACCCACCCGATCGTGTCTCAACCTGTACCCGACCCACCCAAAAACCCAGTCTCTTTCACGGGCAGGTTTGGTACCTATATTACAAACCCGAACTCAAAAACTTTAAACCTGAGAAAACTTACCTGATGTCCACCCTATGAGCAATACATATAAGTGGGTAAAGAGTTATATTAATATTCTCTTAATCATGTTGGATGAAATTTAATAGAAGTCTTGTGTTTCATCACTTTGaatagtttgggggaattttaaaaatttagaggGCACTAATAAATTGGgttcaaaaatatttatttttgaatatgtgttaataaaaatataattattatttcataatgttttataagaaaataaaaagaaaaaggaaatgcTAAGTGGCCACCAAGGCTATGTTTGGTAGGTGGGGAGGAGAAAAGAAATGATAGAGAATTGATGATGCAGAATAGAAATGAAAGTTAAAAAAGGATGATAATCTAATTTGTTTGATGGAATAGAATGGTGGAATAATAGATAAgtatttagtattattattgttattaatatAGTTAAGTActgaatttttaaattaatttataaaaaagaaaaatattaaaagacaCTAGTGCTAGTAAGTATtaagttttatataatttaatataataatttttaaatagtaTTGCTCTCTAATTGTAAGATGATATAGTgataaaaaatagttaattattcaGAAGAAGGCAGCTAAGAGCATCTTCAATGGTAATAATATTTTGGAGAATGCTTGATGAGGTGGAAAGCTTATGTAGCAAAATATAGAGATGCTATACCATTGGAGATAAAAGAATGCTATTCTTGAAATTTGTATTGATGCCACACAATGGTATtgatactatattttttttatacaataacaaattaaaagtgcaatatatataatagtttaataaagaaaaaaaaaattatatataataatgtgtgatatcataattataatatttttaaaaagtattatACTATTAGAGTGTTTTTAGAAATAAAGGTGCCAAAAATGATatggaagaaaaacaaaataaaatattatattttagatgATGTGAAGATATAGAGCATCTTCAAAGAATGCTATCCTTGGAGATGCTCTAAGATCATTAAAAAGGTGAGTAGTCATCACTTTAAATATTGACCTTTATGCAGGCCGCCAATTCCAACGAAACTCAGAAGAAACTTAATAAAAGGAAAGTAGATCTTTCAAGTCTTCCACCATTGACTACACAGTCACGTTAATCCACAATATACCAACATCCAAATTCAAACTAGTGAATTATGGAGTTTTAtacaattatattaaattatcaaATTGCACCAATAGTGTCACGAATATTGGCCACCATAGGGAAAGAAATTATATGCGAGTGTGAacgcaaagaaaaaaaatacacaaaattcAAACTAGTAGGTACGTAAAAGTGCCttgtatttattattcaaaGATGAACTCTTATGAAAAACCAAACACATATCTTTCTATATTCTTCTGATCAAACATTGAACTCTCTATTATACTCCATGAGCAGTTCAGTCCCTTGTGTTGTCCTGCTTTATGTACTTCTGCTTTTCTTGAGACAAAATTATGGAATTGGATCTCCAAAAACAAGGTGCAATGAAGCTGAGAGACAAGCGTTGCTAAGGATTAAAGACCAGATTTATGTTTATTCATTTAGAACTGAGAGTGACACAGAAGTTGGCATTGATCTACTTTCGTCTtggggagaagaagaagaaaaaagagaatgCTGTGAATGGATTGGAATTGGCTGCAGCAACAACTCCGGTCATGTCATCAAACTTGACCTTTCTCCTTCAACTTTGTCTTTTCAAACATATGATTATGTTTTAAGAGGTAAAGTCAGCTCCTCATTGTTTGACTTAAAGTACCTGAATCATTTGGATTTGAGTAATGTCGAATTTGCGGGCGAGTATTTCCCAACTTTCATTGGTGGCCTCACCAAATTAAGGTACCTCAATCTCTCTTCCACTGCACTAACTGGAGATATTCCTCCTCAGCTTGGAAACCTTTCTAGCTTGCAGTTTCTTGATCTTAGTACTAATAATTTAGAATCGAAAAACTTGAATTGGGTTTTACATCTTTCTTCCTTACGAGTACTTGACCTGAGTGGCACAAACATGAGCTTAGTTAATGATTGGGTGCATGTAGTTGATTATCTTTCTCATTTCATAACAAATTTGGTACTAAGTTCTTGTGAACTTCCTGATATTGTTTCACCTTCATTTGCTAACTCTTCAAAAGCTCTTAGAGTCCTTGATCTTTCTATAAATGACCAACTCTCTGAGTCTATATTCCAATGGTTGTTCAACTATAAGAGTAGCCTTGTTCATCTTGACCTCTCTGGTTGCGGATTACCAGGTTCCATTCCAAGTGGTTTTAAAAATATGGCTGCCCTGACCTATCTTGATCTCAGCTGGAATGACTTTGAAGGAATCATTCCAGAATCTTTTGGGGATATGGTTTCTCTTACATATCTTGATCTCGCAGAAAATCAATTAAAGGGTTTTAATCCACACTCTTTCAAGAACACAACTGCCATTGCATACCTTGACCTTAGCTACAATCAACTAAAAGGTTCAATTCCTGAGTCCTTTGGAAATATGATCTCCCTTACATATCTTGATCTTCATGGTAACCAATTAAATTTTCTCAATCCAAAATCTTTTGAGAATATGACTGCCATTAAATATCTTAATCTCGAAAGCAATCATCTAAAAGGATCCATACCAGAAAACTTTGGAAATATGCAGTCTCTTGCTCAGATTAATCTTAGCAATAACGAGCTCGAAGGCGAAATTCCAAAATCCATTTGGAAGATATGTGAACTAGTGAGGTTTGAAGCATACAACAATAGCCTTGGGGGAGAGCTCCATTTCTCAGAATCATCTTCCAACAACTCATGTGCCAATTTCCCCATGGAGTATTTGGACTTGAAGCAAAATAGAATCATGGGATCATTGCCTAATTTCACACTATATCCCTCTTTAGTTGAGTTACATCTTTCCTCAAACCAGTTCAGTGGAATATCCCAAAGTATAGGCCAATTATCAAAGTTGGAGATTATGGATTTTTCTGAGAACAAAATCGAAGGTGTCTTATCCGAAGCTCATTTTTCAAAACTCTTCAACTTAAACACTTTGGATTTATCAAGTAACTCGGATATAGTTTTGAGAATTAATCCTGATTGGATTCCACCCTTTCAGTTGCAGTATATACATCTTGAATCTTGCAAATTGGGTCCTCATTTTCCAAAATGGCTCCAGACACAGAAGAATTATTATGAACTTAATATCTCCAATTCtggaatttcagattctacTCCAGATTGGTTATGGAACTTCCGGTCAGACTTAAGTCTTCTGGATTTGTCTAATAATCAAATTAGAGGAAGACTTCATGATATTAAACAGAGTGTCAATTTTTCCTATGAATACAGTAGAAGATACCCTGATGTAGATTTGAGTTCAAATCAGTTAGAAGGCTCAGTACCGAGCTTTTTACTCCAAGTGACTGCTTCACTAAATCTTTTCAACAATAGATTTTCACAGCTAAATTCCATATGTGAGGCCATAGAGTTAATTCCTTTGATCTTTCTTGACGTCTCATATAACCAGTTGTCCGGCGAGATACCTGATTGTTGGTCACAAGCACGCTCCCTGCGAATTCTCGTTTTGGCAAATAACAAGTTATCTGGAAAGATTCCAATTTCCATTGGCTTCTTAGTTTCCATCAATGTGTTGCACTTGAGAAACAACAATTTAACAGCAGAATTGCCTTCATCATTGAAGAACTGTACCCAGTTGGTTATATTTGATGTTGGAGGGAATAAATTGTCTGGAGAAATACCAACATGGATAGGAACAAGCCTAACAGGCCTTCTTATTCTCAGTACACGTTCTAATAGCTTCAATGGAAGTATACCCTTACAACTATGTCACTTAGTGGATCTTCAATTCTTAGACTTGTCTTCAAATGATATGTCTAGCCGAATTCCCAACTGTCTTAGTAACATTACAGCTATGAAAGAACTAAATCGAATCGAAGAAGCATCATACGGTGCAGATCCTTATTCTGAAACTCGTGGGCAACAAGGTGTTCCAGATGATTTTAACCGTGAAAAGTTAGTGTTGATGTGGAAAGGAACTATCTCTGAATTCAAAAATGTTGGACTTTTGAAGAGCATCGATTTGTCAAGCAACAATCTTATTGGGGAAATTCCTAAAGACATCACTAAACTAGTTGGATTGATTGCCTTAAACTTGTCAAAAAACAATCTAAGTGGACATATCCCTCAAGAGATTGGTCAATTGAAGTCTTTGGATGTACTTGATTTATCAAAGAACCATTTTCTTGGCCACATACCTTCAACTCTCACTCAAGTGGATCGTCTGGGTGTATTGGACTTGTCAAATAACAATTTGTCAGGAGAAATTCCAAGAAGCACTCAACTCCAATCCCGTGATGCAGCTTCATACATGGGAAATCCTCTGCTTTGTGGAGTTCCACTTCTAATAAAATGTCCAGATGGAAAAGTCCTAACTACATCTGATGAAGCTATAGAGAATCATGGTGACGATGGGTTTATTAGCAAAGGATTTTACATAAGCTTAGCACTTGGATTTGTAGTTGGATTTTGGGTATTTTGTGGGACTTTAATCTTCAACAAGTCTTGGAGATGTGTATATTTGAAGCTCTTGAACAATGTTGGGGACTGGGCATACGTAACTTCAGAAGTTGGGAAGAAAAAGTTACTACAGATGTTCAGAAGCTAAATTGGTaatcctctctctttctctcatgtTTTggatgtatttattatttatgtacACTGCTATTACATAcgttatatttcatttttttcataactATAATTGTTGTAACTTGTAAATTTTGATCATTTTGATTTTGCAGGGGGAGCTTTCAGTTTCAAAGGATGCAGTGCGCTGGGAATATTTCTTCaccaaataatttgtaatatgcTAGTAACTTATGTTTTCATTTATAATAATGACTCCAACTAGTTATTATTCatgttttcaaattttaaaactttctaCTTGTAAATTATTCCAAGTGATGCAAATTCCTAAAACTTACTAATTGTTGCACGAGCATAAAATTTCCTTGCAATATACAAACAAAATAGAGAATAATCTGCACTAATAGCAGATAAACTATCATCCCcaaattgaataattattatcattatcGTTATCgttatcattatcattatcattatcattatcattatttgGACAAACCAATTGAATAATTTAAAACAAGAAATATATTGAAAACAAAAAGCAGaataattgaaaaacaaaaagcagGATAGTTGAATGTAGTAGTAGTTAAGTAGAAGAATGATTTCTGTGAGTTCCATTACACCATCCCATGATTTCTATGAGTTCCATTACAAATTCTGATGAAGCTTAGGAAAATCTTGATGGAGACGAATTTATTATTAGGAAAGGATTTTACACAAGCAAGTGCATTTTTGCCTAGAAAACGAGATGAATTTGGTCCAAAATTCCTATAATCGGTATAATCCACTCTAATTTTCAaagggtgttttttttttttttgcagagaATAAAAAAGTACTTATCTTCCGATTAACAATCATTAATTGCACTTAGAGGTATACAGCATAATAATCAAAATCTAACCTTATTATGAAGtgtaaaatttaacaaaaattgCCACCAATAGGCTAAATCTAATTATTCAGAAACTCGttaaaaaattcaacaaaaaatcaaacgcagcctaaagaaaagaaaaagttagaaTATTGGAGAGGGAAAGATCACCTCCACTTATCTTGTAGATCTTTCTTCTCAGACAAGATCCATGTAACAAAGATGGCAGCTACTAGTCCGACGATAGTGATGAGGAGCAAAGCATAACTAAAATCTTCAGTGAGCGAATCATAGGTCCTGGAAGGTGCGATTCGCGTGTAAAAGAGATCAATTCCATATGCGAAAACAAGTGTTGTTGATTCCAACCTTGCAGGGACAGTAACTATGCCTCGAAGTCCTTCTACTTTAAGGGAATGTGTTACATAAGACTGAGGATTGATAGGCAACGAATCTGTCAACGGAACAAGGCCTTGTTCGCGCTCAGCTTGTGAAGGATTGGCCGATCGACGGGGATCTAGAAAACGTTTATCAAGTGCCAAAACCTGATCTACAATAGTACCAATAAGAAGCTGCTTTGATGTTACTCCCTTAGCTGTTGATGTAACTGAAATAGCTTTAACAGAATGAGTGAAAAAGTAAGACTGTGATTTGGTCACAACCTCAGTTCTTGAGTAGGAAGATATTGGAGATGTGAGATTATGGTGTCCAAGAACAAGCTTCCATAAATCCTTATTGGCCGATCGAGACTGGTCGTATATCTCAATTACTGACATTTGATATCTGTGTGCCCTTAAATTGAAGTAGTGATAGACAACCCAGTTCTCACTGAAAACTGCATGGACAGGACCCTGAGAACCATGATGAGTCATTCTGTGCAATATGCGACCAGATATTGTATCAATAAGATAAACAACCAACGAAGACTC is a window from the Cannabis sativa cultivar Pink pepper isolate KNU-18-1 chromosome 1, ASM2916894v1, whole genome shotgun sequence genome containing:
- the LOC115703633 gene encoding receptor-like protein EIX1; translation: MKNQTHIFLYSSDQTLNSLLYSMSSSVPCVVLLYVLLLFLRQNYGIGSPKTRCNEAERQALLRIKDQIYVYSFRTESDTEVGIDLLSSWGEEEEKRECCEWIGIGCSNNSGHVIKLDLSPSTLSFQTYDYVLRGKVSSSLFDLKYLNHLDLSNVEFAGEYFPTFIGGLTKLRYLNLSSTALTGDIPPQLGNLSSLQFLDLSTNNLESKNLNWVLHLSSLRVLDLSGTNMSLVNDWVHVVDYLSHFITNLVLSSCELPDIVSPSFANSSKALRVLDLSINDQLSESIFQWLFNYKSSLVHLDLSGCGLPGSIPSGFKNMAALTYLDLSWNDFEGIIPESFGDMVSLTYLDLAENQLKGFNPHSFKNTTAIAYLDLSYNQLKGSIPESFGNMISLTYLDLHGNQLNFLNPKSFENMTAIKYLNLESNHLKGSIPENFGNMQSLAQINLSNNELEGEIPKSIWKICELVRFEAYNNSLGGELHFSESSSNNSCANFPMEYLDLKQNRIMGSLPNFTLYPSLVELHLSSNQFSGISQSIGQLSKLEIMDFSENKIEGVLSEAHFSKLFNLNTLDLSSNSDIVLRINPDWIPPFQLQYIHLESCKLGPHFPKWLQTQKNYYELNISNSGISDSTPDWLWNFRSDLSLLDLSNNQIRGRLHDIKQSVNFSYEYSRRYPDVDLSSNQLEGSVPSFLLQVTASLNLFNNRFSQLNSICEAIELIPLIFLDVSYNQLSGEIPDCWSQARSLRILVLANNKLSGKIPISIGFLVSINVLHLRNNNLTAELPSSLKNCTQLVIFDVGGNKLSGEIPTWIGTSLTGLLILSTRSNSFNGSIPLQLCHLVDLQFLDLSSNDMSSRIPNCLSNITAMKELNRIEEASYGADPYSETRGQQGVPDDFNREKLVLMWKGTISEFKNVGLLKSIDLSSNNLIGEIPKDITKLVGLIALNLSKNNLSGHIPQEIGQLKSLDVLDLSKNHFLGHIPSTLTQVDRLGVLDLSNNNLSGEIPRSTQLQSRDAASYMGNPLLCGVPLLIKCPDGKVLTTSDEAIENHGDDGFISKGFYISLALGFVVGFWVFCGTLIFNKSWRCVYLKLLNNVGDWAYVTSEVGKKKLLQMFRS